The Calidithermus timidus DSM 17022 genomic interval GGCACCAGCAGCTATTCGAGTGGCTAACCCGGCAGGTCCCCGGTTCGAAGCTATACGGCCCCTACGACCACGGTGGGCGTCACTACTACCAATGGATCGTGCGGGGGCAGGCCCTGCGGGAGTTTCTTGTCCCGCTGCTCGAGCGGCTGCCCTGGGCGCAGATCGACCCCCCCAGCTACCAGCGCTACCGCGAGATGAAAGCCCGTTACGGCCTGGAGGCTGGGTCGTGGAGCTGACAGCCACGGGCAGGGAACTCTTGCTGCGGGGTGCTGTGGCCCTGGGGGAAGAGCTAAGCCCCACCATCCACCTCTTCGAACGGCTGTATGCCCAGTTGACCGAGGCTAACCGGCAGATCAACCTCACCTCGTTGCGGGAAGAGCGCGACATCGTGCTCAAGCACTTCCTCGACTCCTTGACCTGCCTCGCCAGCGGTCTGCTCGAGGGCCCGCTCGAAGTAGTCGACGTGGGGACCGGGGCTGGGTTCCCCGGCCTGCCGCTCAAGATCGCGAGACCTTCGCTGAGGATGTACTTCCTCGAGGCCACCCGCAAAAAGCTGCGCTACGTCGAGGAAAGCTGCGCGCTGTTAGGGCTAGGGGACACGGCATTCGTTTGGGGGCGGGCAGAGCAGATCGCGCATCAGCCCGAGTATCGCGCGCGCTTCGACCGGGCAGTGATCCGCGCCGTGGGTTCCATGGGACAGATCAGCGAGCTGTGCCTGCCGCTGCTCAAGGTGGGCGGCTATCTGATCGCCCAGAAAGGCCCCGAGGTCGCGCGGGAACTCGAGGGGGTCGAGCGGGGCTTGAGGCCGCTGGGGGGCGTGCTCGAGGAGGTAAAGGAGCTGGAGCTGCCCGAATCCGGTGATCAGCGGCGGCTGGTCATCATCAAGAAAGTGGCTGCCACGGAGCCCCGCTATCCCCGCAGACCCGAGGCGATCGCCCGACATGGATTATTCTGATAGGCAATGAACCGCATCGGCATAGTCAACCAGAAGGGCGGGGTAGGGAAGACCACCACCGCCATCAATCTGGCCAGCTACCTGGTCAGGGCCGGGCGGCGGGTGCTGCTGGTCGACCTCGACCCCCAGGCCAACGCCACCTCGGGGTTGAACCAGCAGCCCACCGAGGACGGGATTTACTCGCTCCTGCTGGGCGAATCCACACCCCAGCAGAGCATCCGCGAGGTGGTCAGGAACTTCCACCTCCTGCCCGCCGGTGCCGATCTGGTGGGGGCCAACGCCCAGCTTGCGCACCTGCCCCAGCGCCTGCGGGAGGTGCTCGAGCCGCTGAGCCCAGCCTACGACCTGATCCTCATCGACGCGCCCCCCAGCCTTGGGCCCCTCACCCTCAACGCCCTGGTGGCCTCCGAGGGGCTGCTGGTGCCCGTGCAGGCCGAGTACTACGCCCTCGAGGGCATCGCCGGGCTGATGGAGACCATCGACGAGGTGCGCAGCAGCCTGAACCCGGCCCTGCGGCTGCTGGGGGTTCTGATCACCATGTTCGATTCGCGGACCCTGCTCTCGCAGCAGGTGGAGTCCAACATCCGCGCCCACCTAGGAGAAAAAGTGTTCTGGACGGTAATTCCACGCAACGTTCGCCTGGCCGAGGCCCCCAGTCACGGTCAGGCCATCGGCGACTACGCCCCCACCTCGAGCGGGGCCCACGCCTACCGCCGTCTGGCCGAGGAGGTGATGCGCCGTGTCCAGGAAGCCTAGCGGTCTGGGCCGGGGCCTGGAGGCCCTGATCCCCAAGAGCCAGGGCTCGCTGACCCGCTTGCCCATCGCCCTCATCCGGCCCAACCCCGAGCAGCCCCGCAAGCATTTCGACCCCGAGTCCCTGGCCGAGCTGGCGGCTTCGATCAGGCAGAAAGGGCTGCTGCAGCCCCTGCTGGTGCGCCCCAAAGGCGACCTCTACGAGCTGGTGGCGGGGGAGCGGCGCTACAGGGCGGCCCAGGAGGCCGGCCTGAGCGAGGTGCCCGTCATCATCCGCGACCTCGG includes:
- the rsmG gene encoding 16S rRNA (guanine(527)-N(7))-methyltransferase RsmG — translated: MELTATGRELLLRGAVALGEELSPTIHLFERLYAQLTEANRQINLTSLREERDIVLKHFLDSLTCLASGLLEGPLEVVDVGTGAGFPGLPLKIARPSLRMYFLEATRKKLRYVEESCALLGLGDTAFVWGRAEQIAHQPEYRARFDRAVIRAVGSMGQISELCLPLLKVGGYLIAQKGPEVARELEGVERGLRPLGGVLEEVKELELPESGDQRRLVIIKKVAATEPRYPRRPEAIARHGLF
- a CDS encoding ParA family protein, which produces MNRIGIVNQKGGVGKTTTAINLASYLVRAGRRVLLVDLDPQANATSGLNQQPTEDGIYSLLLGESTPQQSIREVVRNFHLLPAGADLVGANAQLAHLPQRLREVLEPLSPAYDLILIDAPPSLGPLTLNALVASEGLLVPVQAEYYALEGIAGLMETIDEVRSSLNPALRLLGVLITMFDSRTLLSQQVESNIRAHLGEKVFWTVIPRNVRLAEAPSHGQAIGDYAPTSSGAHAYRRLAEEVMRRVQEA